The genomic segment ACGTCCTCTTCGCCTTTAAGGAAGCGGATGATAAAGCCGTATTCCGCGCAGTGCGCCGCAAGCCATTTTCCTTCTTTGGTGTCTCCGAACTTTTGCTCAAGCTCATAGTTCGCGCTTGCGCTGGAGACGTCCATTGCGAGTCCCGTTTGGTGTTCGCTTTGGCCGGGCCTAGCGCTCGTGCGGTTCGCGACTTCTTCGCCCTTCAGGTCGGCATTGCGGGTGAAGATCGATTTTTGCGTCGCGTAGGATCGATAGCCGGAAACGGCTTTAAGTGTAATTCCGTCTTTTTTAGCTCCCGCAAACAGCTTTTCCAGCGCGCTTGCGGCGGTCTTCCTCATTTTCTGCTTAGGCGAATCGCCGGAAAATGAAAATTCGACATCCGGCTTGACCAGATCGTCCGGCGCATACGTGGAAGAAAGCTCCCGCTTTTTATTAACGAGTACAAGCATGCTATCGGAATTCGTCACGATGGCCACGCCGTTTTTGCCGACCTCGATCGTCTTGTCCGGCGCATTAAGCTTAAGCAGCGCATCGAGGCTGTCCGAATTGGAGCTGTCCCCAGGCTCCTCGGAAGCATTCGACGACGGATCGTCGGACGGTTCCGGCGATGGCGATGGCGATGGCGTTGGCTTTGCCGTGTCGGTAGGTTCACCGTTGTCGGAAGACGATGGAGAACCTCCATTGGGAGAAGCGGGGTCGGAAGGTTGTGCGCTTTCCGTCGCTTCGTTCGAATCAGTCCCCTCAGAGCTGCCTGACGGCGAGGCTGAAGCCGATGCCGTCTCCGTAACGGCCGGCGGCGCCGCGCTTTGCTGCTTATCCGTACCGATAATATCGTCTGCTTTCCATATAACGACCGCGACGACTGCGCCCGCGATCAGCCATCTTCCTATTTTCATTTCTCGATCCCTCCCGATTCTACTATTTAGACGATGATAGAGTTCGAATTGTTTCGACAAAGTCCGCAAATGAACGCGCAAAATCGACTTCACCACCAATTCCCTAAAATAAATAGGAACAAATGTTCTTGTTTTGGTTGTATAATGGGAAAGTCAGGCTCCTACATAGATGAGAAGGAAAAAACGCTACGGTAAAAGGAGGATTGGAATGGACGACGAGCTGACCTTGTTCACGGAATTCAGACAGCGGCTGACAAGAGCCGCCTGGCGCATGCAATATCGCAATCGAACCCGATTAAACCGGGAGCTCGCGATTGCCGCGGCCGAACAAATTGATAGGGGAGAGCCTGCGGATCAGGCGATATCCATGCTTTTCGTGCAGGAGGTGCTGCTGGCGATTCCATCGTATCCGAGCAGAACCGTCATGCAGAAGCTGATCGTAGACGGGAAAACAGAGCGCGAAGTCTCTCGCGAACTGGGCATTACGCAACAGGCGGTGAACAAATGCAAACAAAGAGCGGTCGCGGCGATCCGCCGACAAATGGACAGCTTCGCCAACTAGTGCAGGCCGCCGGGGGTGGCGATCAGATCGCCAAGCTGCTGATTCTTGATTTTTTTGAACAGGAGATCGACAATCTGTCGCGCTTCATGCGCATGCCGAGGGATGAAGCGAAGCAGGCGCTCAAGCTCGAGCTGCTGGAGCTCATCCGGCTCAAAGCGGAGGAGCTGGCGTCGGCGGGGCTGTGCGCGGAGCCGCAGGCTGCTTATGCAGTCGCGACCAACGAATAACGAATAAGGAGAAGGATGGACCATGGAGTATCGGAAATTTATGCGCGGCAGCGTCCCGGTTTATCCGAAGGGAACGGCATTTCCCGAACGACTCGCCCTGATGGGCGGGGAAGAAGAGACCGACTTGTCATGGCTCCGGCATACGAAGTCGGGCGCGGTGGTGTTCGTCATGAGCGCGGGCTGCGAGGCTTGCGACCTGGATGCGGCGGTCGGATTTATGGAGGAGCGGCCGGAGCTTGCGTATCTGCTGCTCGCGGAGGCGAACGATGCGGATTTTGAGCTTCTCGTACAAGAGCTTGCTCCATTTTCGGTCCGCGTCGAACGGTGTGAGATCTCGGCCGTCGCCGATCGGACGCCGATCAAGGTCATTCCCTTTATGATCGTGCTAGATAGCGAAGGCGTCGCGGTCGGGTCGGGCTTGTTCAATACGACATGGGACGCGTCGGCTCACGCTCGCACGTTAGGGGCAAACGGCAAGGCTGTCGAAGCCGGCGCTTGATGAAAAAGCTTGCGCGCATCGCGTTGGCGGCTGCGGCTTCCGTATGGCGGATCTATCGTTTCGACAAGGCCGGCGTGCTGCTCTCTGTCAGCGTGCTCGCGGGCAACGCGCTGCAGTCCTACGGGACGCTCGCCTTCACGGAGCGTACGATCAATGCCGCGATCGGCGGAGATACGGCAGATTTCATCGCGCCGCTTGCCGCACTCGCGGGCATTCAATTGCTTGGCGCCGGCCTGAACGCTTTTTCCGCTTATCGCACGTCACGGATGCATCTGGCATACGCCAACGCTTGCGAATTGGAATTGATCGAGGAGACCGGCGCGCTCCCCCTGGCCGAGCAGGAGCATCCGGAGTACGAAGAAAGGCTTACCTTGCGACGATTCGCTGCCACCAAGCCATTCGAGATGTACACACAGGCGACGCAGCTGCTGACGAAGCTGGCTACGGCGATGCTCGGTTTCCGTTACTTGTCGGGCATACATCCCGCCGTCGGCGTTTTTGCCTTCGCGGTCGGGTGCTTGAAGGGCGGTCTGTCGCTCATGCTCGTGAAGCGCAAGACGATGCTGAATGGAGAGCTCCAGCGCGCGTCTGTGCGTCCCTCTTACCTCTACGGACTGTTGACGGCGTCGTCGGCGCAAAAGGAATTGACGGTCCACGGCTCGCGACCGTACTTCAAGGGCCGGTGGCTGTCCGCCAAGGGAGTGTCCGACGCGATTCTGTCCCGCATTCAGCGGATGCAGCTGTCGGCGGGCTTCGCCGGAGAAGCGATATCCGTCGCGGGCTATGCGGCAGCCGCATGCGCTGCCGCCTGGACCGTCCGCGAACGCGGACTTGGCGCGGGCGACTTCATGGCCGTCACGATGGCGATGAGCCTGATCTCCTCCAATTTGTCGACGGTTCTCCAGAGCTGGGCCGGCGTTGCAGAGACGTATGCCTATTTATCCGAGTCCAAGCAGAAGCAACGGAAGCAGCTATCTAACCTCGATCATCGCCACCGACCAACCGTGTCCGCAGGTCACGAGGATAAACCGTTTGTTTTCAACAAGCGCATCTCGATCCCCGCGCTCCGGTACACCTATCCCAACCGGGACAAGCCTTCGCTTGATACTGGCGAGATGCAGATTCGAAGAGGAGAGAAAATCGCGATCTTGGGCGGCAACGGCTCGGGCAAGTCAACCTTGCTCAAAATCGTGCTGGGTCTTTACGTCCCTGAAGGCGCCCCCGTTCGCTATGACAATGTTCCTGTCGATGTCATCGACCGCAGCAGCATGTTTGGGCGGGTTCATGTCCTCTTCCAGGACTTCGTACGTTATCAAGGCACGGTGCGGGAAAATATGGCCGCAGGCCAAGCTGCCGCATTGGAGGACGACGCAAGGCTTCGAAATTCGCTGATGATGGCGGGGCTCGGCGAACTGGAGGCGGGCAGAGGTCCCGATACGCCGCTCGGTCAAATCGACGGCAGCTCGATTTACTTGTCGGGCGGGCAGTGGCAGAAGCTGGCTTTGTCCAGATTGTTCCTGCAAGCCGATGCGGAGCTTGTCGTGCTGGACGAGCCGACTTCGGCGCTGGATCCGCTGAGCGAGACCGCCTTGATCGATCGAATCTGGGAGCTCTGCGCGGACAAAACCGTGCTGCTCGTCACGCACCGTGTGGCCCTGGCCCGAAGAGCGGACAGGGTGTGGGTGATGGAAGACGGACGCATTGTAGAGGATGGCAATCATGAGTCGCTGATGGCGCTAGACGGGCGTTACGCCCGCGTTTGGTTGGAGCAGCAGGAGCTTCACAATCGGCCGACTTGATAAAAGGAGAGGACCGTTATGAGTTTGAGATTAAAACCGGGCGGACGAACGCCAGGCATTCCAATGTCCGGCATGGCTGTCCCCGATATAGGACGGGCGGGAGCGCCTGGACCGAACGGACAGCCGCGCTTGTTGGTATTCGCTTCCCTTTACTGCGCAGATTGCATTGAGCTGTTCCCCCGCCTGGCGCAGGCAAGCGCCGCGCTGCCGGAATATCGGCTTATGCTGGTGGTTGCCGGCGATCCGGGCGACGTTCGCGAGATGTCGGACTATTTCAAGTGGACGTTCCCTGTGTTTCCGGTTAACGCCAGGGACATGCATGACGTGCTGGGCGTGCGGATTTATCCGCTGGCCATCTTCGAGCTCGGCGACGGAAAGGTCGCACGTGCGGCGGCCGTTCACGACGAGGCAGAGATCGGGCGGTTGGCTGAAGGACTGCTCATGAAAGGAGGTGAAAAATATGGCTTGCGTATGCCCGACGAACTACACGCTTGACGGCGAGATTCCGCAATACACGTATTGCGTTGCCAAAACCTGCTCCGCAAACGGCGCGACCTACCCGAAGGAATACTGGATCAACAAGACGGTTCAATGCGTCAACAACTACGTTCCCTATGACGTAGCGTACGTGAATTGCGACCAACAAGGCGGCTGCTGCGCTTAAGGGCGCGACGGGAGCCGGGCGAATGCCCGGCTTCTTGTGTTTTATCGAGCATTCGCGATTAAAGGAGGACTTGCCGGATGTACTGGGAAAATGAAGTGGCCTGGCTGTGCGATTTTGCGATGGCTGCCGTCTTTGCTGCTTCTGCCTACGGCAAAGGACAGGCCATGACAGATATGCGCCTGGAGATGAAGGCATACAAGCTGCTGCCGGCGCGCCTCGTGCCGGCGGCCGCGTGGGCGGTGCTGGGCTTGGAGTGGGCGCTCGCGGCCGCCTTCGCTGCAGGCGGCAAGCTGGAGGGGATCAAAGAGCCCGCGGCAATCGTCGTCCTGCTGGGCATGACAGGGTTGAGCCGACGCCGCCATCCGAATGGAAAAGGGACGGCGGAACAGGCATACGGGGCGAACGGCTGCGCTTGCTTCGGTGCGAACCATCCGCTCGGCAGGCGCCCGTTGCTGCGCAACGCGATCTTCGTCGCGATCGCATTGGCCGGTTGGATGACGGATCGGCCGGCTGCTTCGGGAGCGGGGCTCGCGGGATTCGCGCTAGCCGCCTTGGCAGCCGTATGGTTGCTCGAGGCGAGCAGGCTGCAAAAGGAAATTGGCGAAGGGAGGACCGGCGATGGGCACGTCTCCGGATAAGGCGGTTGCGGCTCTGGCATGCATCATTGCTGCGCTGTCCTGGCTGTCGTACCGCCGGTCTGCGCGGGCCAGGCATCGCTTGCTGCGGGAGCTGTTCGCGCAGGCAGCGGCCGTCGCGGGGTTCGAGCCCGAGGCCGTGCTCGTGGTGCAGCCGCAGCTCGGCTCGGACGCGGAGTTTGGCACGCGGATCCGGCACGCCCCGCGAAGCTGGCATGTCGTTTTGGCCGGTCCGTCCTGGCTGGCCGAGCTTAAGAGCGTCGCTTGGCGAAGGCCGGTGAGCGGGAGGGCGCTGCTGCCGTTCGGGGCGGGCGCGCTGAAGGAGGGCTCCTACCTGGCGATGCGCAGAGGCCGGCGCTTCGAGCTGGTTCATGAACTGCTTCCCTATATGGAGAGGCTGGGTCCGCCCTGGCCGAAGGTCGGGGTCGAATCCCCTTCCGCAGCCGCTGATACGGCTTCGGACCGCCTGCTACAATGAAGCAAATGGTTCGGAAAGCGAGGTTGTTCCCCTATGAAATCCAATCCGCGCGCAAGCGCTTATGGTGCATGGAGGCTGCAGCTCGGTCTGCTGCCGCTCGGCGTGACGGCGTTTGTCCTGACACTGACGGGTATCGTGCTCGGTCTGAGCCTGTCGCTCGTAGGCATTGGCATTCCAATTTTGGCCGGTACGCTTGCCTGGAGCGCCGCGCGCATGAAGCGCGAGCAACGACGCTGGGTCGCCTGGCAAAACGGCGGCCAAGCGCTGGACGAGCCTTATGCTGTGCAGCAGCCTCCGGAGGGAGAGGCGGCCGCCCCAGTACGCTCCTCCTGGAAATCCTGGTTCCGGTCGCTGGGCAACCCGCTCGGCTATCGCGCCGCCGCGCATCAATTGCTCGGATTTCCGCTTCGCATCGCGCTATTCGTCATCTCGCTGACGGTGCCGTTGTCCGTCTTTGCGGTCATGCTGGCGCCTGCCGCCTACAAAGTGAGCGACTACTTGTACGGATACGTCCTGTACGACGACGAGACGATGCGGATGCTGCTCCCGCCGCTGTCGCCATTCGAGCGATCGCTGGTCGTCTCGGGCATCGGCGTCATCCTGATGCTGTTCGTCCCGGTGCTGCTTCGGGCATGCGGGCGCCTTTACGCTGCGTGGCTCGGCTTCTTTGCAGGACAGCTCGAGATCGCAACGCCCGCGGCAGCGATTCTGCCGGTCCAAGCGCCTGCCTTGCCCGCCGCCGAAGCGGCAGGGGATTGGCTGGCCCGCGCAGAAGCGGCTATCAGCCGCTACGACGAAGATGCGCGTCATCCCCAGACGCCGCAGGCGCACTGACGCGCAGCCCAAAAAAGCGCAATAAAAGAGCAGCCCCGCCGATAACCGGCTCGGAGCTGCTCTTTTATTGCGACGATGAACCTACATCCATTTTTCTCCCCAGTTCTGAATGGACTCGATCACGTCCTCCAGATCCCGGCCTTTGTCCGTCAATTCATATTCGATGCGCACCGGCATCTCCGGATATACGGTACGCTTGACAAGTCCGCTCGATTCAAGCTCCTTCATGCGATCCGTGAGCATCTTGTCGCTCATATCCGGAATTTGCTCCTTCATGTCCTTGAAGCGCTTGGGACCGCCCATCAGCACGCGAACGATCAGGCCCGTCCATTTCTTGCCGAGCAGTTCGGCAGCATGCTCATATTTAGGGCACATTTTGGAGTAGTCCATGCGGCTCACCCCTTTCGTCCCTTCATTTTAACATAATAAGCTCTAAATGAATAGAAGAAACAATATATTTGTACATTACTAAATAAAAGTTAGTTGAAGGCTTGTCGCGATTAAATTCGGATCAATACGAGACCGCCAAGCAAACAAATCAAAGCCGCATATTGTGGAAATGACAGCCGTTCGCGGTAAACCGCGAGCGAGAGGACGACCACCACCAGGCTGTTGGCCGCAAAAATAGGCGCGACGAGATGCGCTGGACCGCGAGCCAGCGCAACCGCGTAAAGCTGCAATCCGCCGTAGGAAAAAGCGCCGGCTGCCAGCCCCCAACCGAAGCCGATGCGGGCGGCACTGGACCGGGTCTTGACGTCGGCGCTCGGTTGCGCTTCGGAGGTCCGCCCTCCGCCGCCGTTCTGATGCCCGGCATGCTTGGACCGCCCGGCTGCCGCCAAGAACCAGAGCAACGACAGCAAATAGCCGGCCCACAGCACGTTGGCGCTGTCCAGTCCGATGCGATCGGTCACCTTCAGGCCGCCGTTGCGCAGCACGAACAGGCCCATCGCGGCAAGCGCGAGCGGATACCAGCTGCCGAGCCGGGCAGCACGCTGCGCAGGGGAAGCGCGGCTGATCGTCGTCCCGTGGTCGCCGCCCCGCAGCGAGCCCCGCAGCGACAACAGCGCGATCCCAACCAACAGCCAGCAGGCGCCGACGAGACCCGTCGCGTGCGGCGTCTCGCCGAACCAGACGATGCCTGCCGCCATCACGATCACGATATTCGCGTTCGTAAGCGGCGAGACGAGGCTGGCCGGCCCGCGCGCGAGCGCGCGCATGAAGAGCAGGTTGCCCCAGGCAGAGCCGAGGCCGATGATCGCGCCGGCGGTCCAAATGCGCCAATCGAACGGCTGCCAGGAGCGCGTCAGCAGCGCTTGAATCCAGAAGCCCGCAGTGCCGTAGGCATACAGGCCGATTAAAAGCGAAGACAGCGCGCCGCCGCGCATCTGGCTCGCCTTCATGAAGAAGCCGGCCAGACCGAAGGCAAGCGCGCTGAGAACGGCGATAGCAAACCAATGCAAGCGGCGTGCTCCTCCCTGAGATTAACGCGATCCGCCATGGAATCCGTCTTTGTAACACAATTGCAACATTGCTGTTACCGGTCTGTCTTGGACGTCGGTTACAATAACGACCAAGACCCCCTTTTTCATATCATTGAAGGCCCGCCAGCGGTGGCGGGCCTCTTTTTGTCCGTTCGGCGTTACAGCGGAACGACAACCTTCTGCTTTTGACGGAAATAAACCCAACGTTTAAAGCCAATTTCCTTCAGACGGGTGCGCACCTGCTCCCAGTCGTCGCCGACCCGCTCGGGGATATGGGCGTCCGAGCCGAACGTGACGTCCGCGCCAAAATGAAGCGCGCGTTCGAGGATGGCGTCCGACGGATACCAGCCGCCGACGTCCTTCGTGCTGCCGCTCGTATTGATTTCCAGGGCGATATCGTTTACCGCGACTGCTTGCAGCGCTTCGTCGATGTCGTCCTCGGCGCCGCGAATGTCCGAGAAGCCCGGATAATAGGCCTTCATGGCGTCGATATGGCCGAGCACCTGGAACATGCCGGCGTTCGCGGACTCGGTGATCAGCTTGTAATACAGCTTCTTCTCGGCCGTATGCTCTGACCTGTCGAGCTGCTTCCACCGGTTGCGGTTAAAGATGCTGATGCCGCGGGTCTGATGGACGGAACCGATCAGATAATCGAACGGATAGGGTTCGTAGGCGGCCCGGTAGATCTCGACGCTCTCGGGGAAGTAGTCGGATTCGACGCCGAGCAGCACCTCGATGCGGTCCTTGTACTGCTCCTTGAGCCGCAGCACCTCGGCAATGTATTTTGGGAATTCGCTTTTCGCCATCGCGATTCCCGGCTGATAACGGTCTTCCTCCCGGGCGAAGTACGGGGAGTGGTCGGATATGCCGATCGCCGTCATGCCGGCACGGATCGCGGCCTGGATATAATCCTCGATCACGCCGGAAGCGTGGCCGCAGCGCTCGTGATGCGTATGCAAATCGAATTTTTCCATAGGGTTCCGCCTCCTCAAAATCGACCTGTCTCTATATTTATCCTTATTCGCTGCCGGTGAATTGATCCTCCGGCATGCCCTTCAAGTCGTTCAGGAACTGCTTCATCGCATGACTGACATAACGGCCTGACTTGGTGATGACGCCGACGGGATGACTGACCTCCAGCTCTTCGACCGCGATCATCTTCAGGGAGCCTCGCCGCAGCTCGGTCGCGATGGACAGCTTGGACACGATAGCCGCGCCGAGATTCAGCTCCACCATTCGCTTGACCTCTTCGCTGCTGCTCAGCACCATGACGGGATTCGGCTCGATGTGATGCTCCCTGAAAATCCGGTCGACGAACCTGCGTCCCAGCGTATCGGGAGACAACAGGATCATGGGGACATCCCTCAGCATGCCGACCGTGACGCGGTTGCGGGACGCAAGCGGATGACCCGGCGCGACGACCAGCTCGAACGTATCGTAATAGAGCACCGAAGTCTCGACATGCGCGCTCCGCTCCGCGAGATAGCCGATGCCGATGTCGACGAAGCCGTTCTCCACGCTGGTCAGCACCTGGGAGGAGGGCATCGTATGGATCGTCGTCTTAATAAGCGGATATTGGTTTTGAAAATAAGACAGAACCCGCGGCAGAATCTGCATCGCGATGGAGGTCGTCGTGCCGAGCACAATATGTCCCTGGGGGTTCTGATCCAGATCGGACAGCTTCTGCTTGAGCTCCTCGACGATGGATAAGATGCGCTGGGCATGCTCGAGAAATACTTGACCGCGGTCGGTGAGCGTGACGGGATGGTTGCGATCCACCAGGATCGTCTTGAATTCGTCCTCCAGACTCTTGATCTGGGCGGACACGGCGGGCTGCGTCAGGTTCAGCGCTTCGCCGGCCTTGCGAAAGCTGAGCGTCTTGGAGATCGTCAGCAGCGTTTCCAGTTGGTTGATATTCAATCCTGTCACTCCATCCTATTTGAATAATTTATCGACAGGAGTGCACGAATAAGAAGTTTTTCTAACCCTCTTTTTATTATAGAAGGAATCCGGCGGGTAAGCAAAGGAAACGGAGCGAATATTAAGCATTGCAAGTTACTCAAATTTGAGTATAATCGATTTGAACTCCAAATTGCGAAATGAAGAAAGAGGGAGCTATCCTACCATGGATGCGAAAAAAAGCAACGTAAAACTCGCGATCGCCGGACTTCTGCTCGGCCTGTTCATGGCCGCGCTCGACCAGACGATCGTATCCACCGCGATGAAGACGATTATCCAGCGGCTGGGCGGTCTGGACAAGTTCATCTGGGTCTATTCCGCCTACATGATTGCGATGGTCGTCGCCACGCCGATTTTCGGCAAGCTGTCCGATATGTTCGGCCGCAAGCGTTTTTTCCTGCTGGGCGTGACGCTCTTCCTGCTGGGATCCATCCTGTGCGGCACCGCGCAGAACATGGATCAGCTGATTATTTACCGCGCGATCCAGGGCATCGGCGGCGGCGCGCTCATGCCGATCGTATTCACGATCATCTTCGATCTGTTCCCGCAGGAAAAGCGGGGCAAGATGATGGGGCTTTTCGGCGCCGTGTTCGGCATGTCGAGTGTATTCGGGCCGATTCTCGGGGCCGTCATTACCGACAATATCAGCTGGCGCTGGATTTTTTACATTAACGTGCCGATCGGCATACTGTCGTTTTATTTTATTTTGCGCGCCTACCACGAATCTGCAGCCCGGCGCAAGCAGAGCATCGACTGGCTCGGCGCGATACTGCTGACGGCCGGCGTCCTCGCACTTATGTTCGCGCTGGAACTGGGCGGTTCCGACGGCTGGGCGTGGGACTCGTTCAAGACGATCGGCCTGTTCGTCGCCTCCGGCGTGCTGCTGATCCTGTTCCTGATCGCAGAGCGCTTCGCCAAGGATCCGATCATCGCGCTCGGCCTGTTCAAAAAGTCGCTGTTTACGAGCAGCATGATGATCAGCTTCCTATACGGCGGCGTCATGATCGCATGTGCGACTTACATTCCGCTGTTTATCCAGGGCGTCTTCCATAAGTCAGCCACGCAGACGAGTCTCGTGCTGACCCCGATGATGATCGCGGTGGTCATCAGCAGCCAGATCGGCGGTCTGGTCGCGGGCAAGTTCCGCTTCCGGACGACGATGGTCGTCTCCTCGATCGTGCTCACGATCGGCGCCGCGCTGCTCGGCTTCGCGATGGATCTGACGACGGGCCGCGGCATCATCACGCTTTACATGATCGTCGTGGGCCTCGGGATCGGCGTGTCGTTTTCCCTGCTCAACATCTCGACGCTCGGCTCCGTGCCGCCGCAGTACAAAGGCTCCGCGTCCTCGCTGATCACGTTTTTCCGGACGATCGGCTCGGCGCTCGGCATCACCGTATTCGGCGCGATCCAGAAGCATGCCTTCCAATCCGACGTGCTGGCGATGCCGGGCTCGAGCCCGGAGCTGGCGGCTCAGATCAAGAGCGGACAGGCG from the Cohnella hashimotonis genome contains:
- a CDS encoding M15 family metallopeptidase, translating into MKIGRWLIAGAVVAVVIWKADDIIGTDKQQSAAPPAVTETASASASPSGSSEGTDSNEATESAQPSDPASPNGGSPSSSDNGEPTDTAKPTPSPSPSPEPSDDPSSNASEEPGDSSNSDSLDALLKLNAPDKTIEVGKNGVAIVTNSDSMLVLVNKKRELSSTYAPDDLVKPDVEFSFSGDSPKQKMRKTAASALEKLFAGAKKDGITLKAVSGYRSYATQKSIFTRNADLKGEEVANRTSARPGQSEHQTGLAMDVSSASANYELEQKFGDTKEGKWLAAHCAEYGFIIRFLKGEEDVTGYSYEPWHVRYVGKEAAKQIMKQGVTLEAYLEAAAKGATKA
- a CDS encoding TrfB-related DNA-binding protein → MDDELTLFTEFRQRLTRAAWRMQYRNRTRLNRELAIAAAEQIDRGEPADQAISMLFVQEVLLAIPSYPSRTVMQKLIVDGKTEREVSRELGITQQAVNKCKQRAVAAIRRQMDSFAN
- a CDS encoding helix-turn-helix domain-containing protein, yielding MQTKSGRGDPPTNGQLRQLVQAAGGGDQIAKLLILDFFEQEIDNLSRFMRMPRDEAKQALKLELLELIRLKAEELASAGLCAEPQAAYAVATNE
- a CDS encoding ATP-binding cassette domain-containing protein; its protein translation is MKKLARIALAAAASVWRIYRFDKAGVLLSVSVLAGNALQSYGTLAFTERTINAAIGGDTADFIAPLAALAGIQLLGAGLNAFSAYRTSRMHLAYANACELELIEETGALPLAEQEHPEYEERLTLRRFAATKPFEMYTQATQLLTKLATAMLGFRYLSGIHPAVGVFAFAVGCLKGGLSLMLVKRKTMLNGELQRASVRPSYLYGLLTASSAQKELTVHGSRPYFKGRWLSAKGVSDAILSRIQRMQLSAGFAGEAISVAGYAAAACAAAWTVRERGLGAGDFMAVTMAMSLISSNLSTVLQSWAGVAETYAYLSESKQKQRKQLSNLDHRHRPTVSAGHEDKPFVFNKRISIPALRYTYPNRDKPSLDTGEMQIRRGEKIAILGGNGSGKSTLLKIVLGLYVPEGAPVRYDNVPVDVIDRSSMFGRVHVLFQDFVRYQGTVRENMAAGQAAALEDDARLRNSLMMAGLGELEAGRGPDTPLGQIDGSSIYLSGGQWQKLALSRLFLQADAELVVLDEPTSALDPLSETALIDRIWELCADKTVLLVTHRVALARRADRVWVMEDGRIVEDGNHESLMALDGRYARVWLEQQELHNRPT
- a CDS encoding TlpA family protein disulfide reductase is translated as MSLRLKPGGRTPGIPMSGMAVPDIGRAGAPGPNGQPRLLVFASLYCADCIELFPRLAQASAALPEYRLMLVVAGDPGDVREMSDYFKWTFPVFPVNARDMHDVLGVRIYPLAIFELGDGKVARAAAVHDEAEIGRLAEGLLMKGGEKYGLRMPDELHA
- a CDS encoding MauE/DoxX family redox-associated membrane protein, encoding MYWENEVAWLCDFAMAAVFAASAYGKGQAMTDMRLEMKAYKLLPARLVPAAAWAVLGLEWALAAAFAAGGKLEGIKEPAAIVVLLGMTGLSRRRHPNGKGTAEQAYGANGCACFGANHPLGRRPLLRNAIFVAIALAGWMTDRPAASGAGLAGFALAALAAVWLLEASRLQKEIGEGRTGDGHVSG
- a CDS encoding sensor domain-containing protein, with the translated sequence MKSNPRASAYGAWRLQLGLLPLGVTAFVLTLTGIVLGLSLSLVGIGIPILAGTLAWSAARMKREQRRWVAWQNGGQALDEPYAVQQPPEGEAAAPVRSSWKSWFRSLGNPLGYRAAAHQLLGFPLRIALFVISLTVPLSVFAVMLAPAAYKVSDYLYGYVLYDDETMRMLLPPLSPFERSLVVSGIGVILMLFVPVLLRACGRLYAAWLGFFAGQLEIATPAAAILPVQAPALPAAEAAGDWLARAEAAISRYDEDARHPQTPQAH
- a CDS encoding winged helix-turn-helix transcriptional regulator; this encodes MDYSKMCPKYEHAAELLGKKWTGLIVRVLMGGPKRFKDMKEQIPDMSDKMLTDRMKELESSGLVKRTVYPEMPVRIEYELTDKGRDLEDVIESIQNWGEKWM
- a CDS encoding EamA family transporter, which gives rise to MHWFAIAVLSALAFGLAGFFMKASQMRGGALSSLLIGLYAYGTAGFWIQALLTRSWQPFDWRIWTAGAIIGLGSAWGNLLFMRALARGPASLVSPLTNANIVIVMAAGIVWFGETPHATGLVGACWLLVGIALLSLRGSLRGGDHGTTISRASPAQRAARLGSWYPLALAAMGLFVLRNGGLKVTDRIGLDSANVLWAGYLLSLLWFLAAAGRSKHAGHQNGGGGRTSEAQPSADVKTRSSAARIGFGWGLAAGAFSYGGLQLYAVALARGPAHLVAPIFAANSLVVVVLSLAVYRERLSFPQYAALICLLGGLVLIRI
- a CDS encoding histidinol-phosphatase encodes the protein MEKFDLHTHHERCGHASGVIEDYIQAAIRAGMTAIGISDHSPYFAREEDRYQPGIAMAKSEFPKYIAEVLRLKEQYKDRIEVLLGVESDYFPESVEIYRAAYEPYPFDYLIGSVHQTRGISIFNRNRWKQLDRSEHTAEKKLYYKLITESANAGMFQVLGHIDAMKAYYPGFSDIRGAEDDIDEALQAVAVNDIALEINTSGSTKDVGGWYPSDAILERALHFGADVTFGSDAHIPERVGDDWEQVRTRLKEIGFKRWVYFRQKQKVVVPL
- a CDS encoding LysR family transcriptional regulator is translated as MNINQLETLLTISKTLSFRKAGEALNLTQPAVSAQIKSLEDEFKTILVDRNHPVTLTDRGQVFLEHAQRILSIVEELKQKLSDLDQNPQGHIVLGTTTSIAMQILPRVLSYFQNQYPLIKTTIHTMPSSQVLTSVENGFVDIGIGYLAERSAHVETSVLYYDTFELVVAPGHPLASRNRVTVGMLRDVPMILLSPDTLGRRFVDRIFREHHIEPNPVMVLSSSEEVKRMVELNLGAAIVSKLSIATELRRGSLKMIAVEELEVSHPVGVITKSGRYVSHAMKQFLNDLKGMPEDQFTGSE
- a CDS encoding MDR family MFS transporter yields the protein MDAKKSNVKLAIAGLLLGLFMAALDQTIVSTAMKTIIQRLGGLDKFIWVYSAYMIAMVVATPIFGKLSDMFGRKRFFLLGVTLFLLGSILCGTAQNMDQLIIYRAIQGIGGGALMPIVFTIIFDLFPQEKRGKMMGLFGAVFGMSSVFGPILGAVITDNISWRWIFYINVPIGILSFYFILRAYHESAARRKQSIDWLGAILLTAGVLALMFALELGGSDGWAWDSFKTIGLFVASGVLLILFLIAERFAKDPIIALGLFKKSLFTSSMMISFLYGGVMIACATYIPLFIQGVFHKSATQTSLVLTPMMIAVVISSQIGGLVAGKFRFRTTMVVSSIVLTIGAALLGFAMDLTTGRGIITLYMIVVGLGIGVSFSLLNISTLGSVPPQYKGSASSLITFFRTIGSALGITVFGAIQKHAFQSDVLAMPGSSPELAAQIKSGQALLDPAIQALMKIPQDVLQKLLDELGNSIITTFQWAALLPVLAFVFALLMGKARMAPSSAGKPDASKPEGAPERG